The genomic window CAACTGTGCATGTGTATCGGCGATATAGAGAATGGTTACGGTGCCGAGCGGATCAAACCGCGTGATGTCCGCTTGCGTCAGGCGCTGCTGTGCGGCCACGCGTCCCAACGATCCTGCACCGCTGCCAATCATCAACGCTGACGCAGCCGCCGTCGCTTGCAGGAATTCCCGCCTCGATATCATCGATCCACCCTTGGGCCGTTCTTGGGCCTTTCATATGAAGGCCATTTATCTTGAAGCGCTATCGGCGCGCGACCCCATGTCACGCATTGGAGGTCACGCGCCGGGAAGCCGAACGTCAGGCAACGGTCAGCTTGTTCGTCGCCGTGTAATCCGAGCCATCGTCATCCTTCCAGGTGAAGGTGAACTCGCCGCTCTCGGACGCCTTGAAGAAAAACGACTGATAAGGATTCGCCGAGATGGCGGGATTCCAGTCGGCCTCGAACACCGTCTTGCCGTTAAAGGAAGCGGTGAACTTGTTGATGATCTTGCGCGGCACGATCTTGCCGGCTGAATCCTTGCGCTGTCCCGATTCCATTTCATGCGAAATGAGAGTCTTGATCTCGATCAGTTCGCCGGGCTTTGCCGAGGCCGGAACACGAACGCGCGGGGTAGGTTTGGTGGCCATGGGAAAATTCCTTGCCTGAATTTCTTGCTGTTGATGCTGTTGGCGGATCGATCAGCCGCCACAGCCGCCGATGGTCACCTTCACATTGGACTTGGCCATGTGCAGGTTACCGTTCGACATTTCAGCGATGCAAACGATGTTCTGGGTCTGCGCGAGGCGCATGCGGGTCGAGGCGGACGCCTTACCGCAAGCCGGCGTGAAGCGGTAGGTGACAACGCCCGGCAGCGGGTTGCCGTCAGCGAAGACGTGCACAGCCTTCACGTAGTCCGAATCGGTCATCGGGCTCTCGACTTCGATGTTGATCGGCACGACCAGGCCGTTTTCGGCGATTTCAGGCACGTCGAGCTTGATCTTGCCGCTCTCCATTTTCTTGTCGCCGTAGAGCTTCTTGATCTCGGCTGCGACCGCGGCTTCGTCCGCGAGCAGCATTTTCGGCGCGAGAAACGCCGCGAGTCCCGCGACGGCCGCAAGCGTCAGCGCTTCGCGACGAGTTGGTTCAACCTGCTTGAAATTCATCGAAATTCCTCCTGGGACTTCTACTTAATCCCTGACGATAGTATCGCTTGACGATGCCAAGTGTGATCTATCATGATCTGCTCACATCATTATATTGTTTTTTTTGAATGTAAAGATGTTCAGGCTGAGGTAAAAGCCGGGCGGACCGCAAAAGACGGTCCGACGGAGTGGAGGAGACGAATGAAACGGACCATCATCTGGTCGGCGATAGCCGTTGCTGTGCTTTTTGTGTCGAGCTTTAGCGTTCGCGCCCAGGACGCG from Nitrobacteraceae bacterium AZCC 1564 includes these protein-coding regions:
- a CDS encoding sulfur-oxidizing protein SoxY (product_source=KO:K17226; cath_funfam=2.60.40.730; cog=COG5501; ko=KO:K17226; pfam=PF13501; superfamily=49367; tigrfam=TIGR04488), which produces MNFKQVEPTRREALTLAAVAGLAAFLAPKMLLADEAAVAAEIKKLYGDKKMESGKIKLDVPEIAENGLVVPINIEVESPMTDSDYVKAVHVFADGNPLPGVVTYRFTPACGKASASTRMRLAQTQNIVCIAEMSNGNLHMAKSNVKVTIGGCGG
- a CDS encoding sulfur-oxidizing protein SoxZ (product_source=KO:K17227; cath_funfam=2.60.40.10; ko=KO:K17227; pfam=PF08770; superfamily=81296; tigrfam=TIGR04490); protein product: MATKPTPRVRVPASAKPGELIEIKTLISHEMESGQRKDSAGKIVPRKIINKFTASFNGKTVFEADWNPAISANPYQSFFFKASESGEFTFTWKDDDGSDYTATNKLTVA